A single genomic interval of Mycolicibacterium holsaticum DSM 44478 = JCM 12374 harbors:
- a CDS encoding PAS domain-containing protein yields MTHDWLLVEILGSEPAVVAQGRRTHNLIPIGTFLRRNPHLMAIQTAIGETVRAGGGLSSITPKNDRVISTEVVKMTDGRVHGVQVWVGPPDMEPPERPVVGPLVWDLAGGVATGSTESLVNSGWNPEMEPTQNRTFADDLPKRDLNPSEAELLSMVIRREPGATFCSTWDVTDYRGELITVGFVVRAVLETDDDDTDRLLFRAMNWRGERDETAPPQDYLAQRILNGLAQPGVHRALVDLTDWTLLKWLDDPAPFFDWRTSMAGEHRVHPADHLRMQQMAKQFASGTASGVLRMAAADGGWTPVHVTVNRIELDEGVYAGLTMLRQPSADELTAD; encoded by the coding sequence ATGACCCACGACTGGCTGCTCGTGGAGATTCTAGGCAGCGAGCCTGCGGTGGTCGCGCAGGGTCGTCGCACCCACAACCTGATTCCCATCGGCACGTTCTTGCGACGAAACCCGCATCTCATGGCGATCCAGACGGCCATCGGCGAGACCGTGCGCGCCGGCGGCGGCCTGAGCAGCATCACCCCGAAGAACGACCGGGTGATCAGCACCGAGGTCGTGAAGATGACCGACGGGCGCGTCCACGGCGTGCAGGTGTGGGTGGGCCCGCCCGATATGGAGCCGCCCGAACGACCGGTCGTCGGCCCGTTGGTGTGGGATCTGGCCGGCGGCGTGGCCACCGGCTCGACCGAGTCGCTGGTCAACAGCGGGTGGAATCCCGAGATGGAACCGACGCAGAACCGCACGTTCGCCGACGACTTACCCAAGCGCGACCTGAACCCGAGCGAAGCCGAACTGCTGTCGATGGTGATCAGGCGCGAGCCCGGCGCGACGTTCTGTAGCACCTGGGACGTGACAGATTATCGCGGTGAGCTGATCACCGTCGGGTTCGTGGTGCGTGCGGTGCTCGAAACCGACGACGATGACACCGACCGATTGCTGTTCCGCGCGATGAACTGGCGTGGCGAGCGCGACGAGACGGCCCCGCCGCAGGACTATCTGGCCCAACGAATCCTCAACGGCCTCGCCCAGCCCGGTGTTCACCGCGCGCTGGTCGACCTGACGGACTGGACGCTGCTCAAGTGGCTCGACGATCCGGCACCGTTCTTCGACTGGCGGACCAGCATGGCCGGCGAACACCGGGTGCACCCCGCCGATCATCTGCGAATGCAACAGATGGCCAAGCAATTCGCCTCCGGTACCGCATCGGGTGTGCTGCGGATGGCGGCGGCCGACGGTGGGTGGACGCCGGTGCACGTCACCGTCAACCGCATCGAACTCGACGAGGGCGTCTACGCGGGCCTGACGATGCTGCGCCAGCCCAGCGCCGACGAGCTCACCGCAGACTGA
- a CDS encoding DEAD/DEAH box helicase — MADFGRELLAGVVEDVAADGQNPLRHVADLPARRGRPQTWPPWADPDVVRAFHDRGIEVPWSHQRLAADLAHDGRHVVLSTGTASGKSLAYQLPILTALRADSRARALYLSPTKALGHDQLRAAVALTEAVPVRDVAPTSYDGDSPSDVRRFARERSRWIFSNPDMIHLSLLRNHARWAVFLRNLRYLVVDECHYYRGIFGSNVALVLRRLLRLCARYSATSSMPTVIFASATTSEPAATASELIGQTVAEVVEDGSPQGARTVALWEPPLLSDLVGENGAPVRRSAGAEAAQVMANLVAEGARMLTFVRSRRGAELTALGARARLEELAPDLADRVASYRAGYLAEDRRALERALADGELRGLATTNALELGVDIAGLDAVVLAGFPGTVTSFWQQAGRSGRRGQGALIVLIARDDPLDTYLVHHPAALLDKPIERVVIDPTNPYVLGPQLLCAATELPLTDAEVRMWNAEAVAESLVDDGLLRRRANGYFPTPGVDPHPAVDIRGSSGGQIAILEAGTGRMLGSTGVGQAYASVHPGAVYLHQGESYVVDTLDLESGVAFVHAEDPGYTTFARELTDIVVTGEGERKTYGEVTVGLVPVAVTNTVIGYLRRRLTGEVIDFVELDMPTRTLDTTAVMCTITPEALQHNGLDPLRVPGALHAAEHAAIGLLPLIASCDRGDIGGVSTAVGPVQGLPTIFVYDGYPGGAGFAGRGFRHIDTWWGATAAAIEACECPSGCPSCVQSPKCGNGNDPLDKDGAVPVLRLVLAALAGAPR, encoded by the coding sequence ATGGCCGATTTCGGCCGGGAGCTACTCGCCGGCGTGGTCGAGGACGTGGCCGCCGACGGGCAGAACCCGTTGCGTCACGTCGCGGATCTACCCGCCCGCCGGGGCCGGCCGCAGACGTGGCCGCCGTGGGCCGACCCAGATGTGGTGCGGGCGTTCCATGATCGCGGTATCGAGGTGCCGTGGTCGCACCAGCGCCTGGCCGCCGACCTCGCCCATGACGGACGTCACGTCGTGCTGAGCACCGGAACGGCGTCGGGTAAGTCGTTGGCCTACCAGCTGCCGATACTGACGGCTCTGCGCGCTGATTCACGGGCGCGTGCGCTGTACCTGTCGCCGACCAAGGCGCTGGGCCACGACCAATTGCGCGCCGCCGTCGCGCTCACCGAAGCGGTGCCGGTGCGCGACGTCGCGCCGACTTCCTACGACGGCGACAGCCCCTCCGACGTCCGGCGCTTCGCGCGGGAGCGTTCGCGATGGATCTTCTCCAACCCCGACATGATCCACCTGTCGCTGCTGCGCAACCACGCCCGCTGGGCGGTGTTCCTGCGTAACCTGCGCTACCTCGTCGTCGACGAATGCCATTACTACCGGGGAATTTTCGGATCCAACGTGGCGCTGGTGCTGCGCCGGCTGCTGCGGCTGTGTGCGCGTTACTCTGCCACGAGCTCGATGCCCACCGTGATCTTCGCCAGCGCGACGACCTCCGAGCCCGCGGCGACCGCCTCGGAGCTGATCGGGCAGACGGTGGCCGAGGTGGTCGAGGACGGCTCACCCCAGGGCGCGCGCACCGTCGCGTTGTGGGAGCCACCGCTGCTCTCCGATCTCGTCGGCGAAAACGGCGCGCCCGTACGGCGTTCGGCCGGTGCGGAGGCCGCGCAGGTGATGGCCAACCTGGTCGCCGAGGGCGCGCGCATGCTGACGTTCGTGCGGTCGCGCCGCGGCGCCGAGCTCACCGCGCTCGGTGCGCGGGCCCGGCTGGAGGAACTGGCGCCCGATCTGGCCGACCGGGTGGCGTCGTATCGGGCCGGCTATCTGGCCGAGGACCGAAGGGCCCTGGAGCGTGCGCTGGCCGACGGTGAGCTGCGCGGGCTGGCCACGACGAACGCCTTGGAGCTGGGCGTTGACATCGCCGGCCTGGACGCCGTGGTGCTGGCCGGGTTCCCCGGCACCGTGACGTCGTTCTGGCAGCAGGCCGGCCGTTCAGGACGCCGCGGGCAGGGCGCGCTGATCGTGCTGATCGCCCGCGACGACCCGCTGGACACCTACCTGGTGCACCACCCGGCCGCGCTGTTGGACAAACCCATCGAGCGCGTCGTCATCGACCCCACCAACCCGTACGTGCTTGGCCCGCAACTGCTTTGCGCGGCGACCGAACTTCCCCTCACCGACGCGGAGGTGCGGATGTGGAACGCGGAGGCGGTGGCCGAGTCGCTGGTCGACGACGGGTTGTTGCGCCGACGCGCCAACGGCTACTTCCCCACTCCCGGCGTCGATCCGCATCCGGCGGTGGATATCCGGGGTTCTTCGGGCGGCCAGATCGCCATTCTGGAGGCGGGCACGGGCCGGATGCTCGGCTCCACGGGCGTGGGTCAGGCGTACGCGTCGGTCCATCCCGGCGCCGTGTATCTGCACCAGGGTGAGAGCTACGTCGTCGACACGCTCGACCTCGAGAGCGGGGTGGCGTTCGTGCACGCCGAGGATCCCGGGTATACGACGTTCGCCCGTGAGCTGACCGATATCGTTGTCACCGGTGAGGGTGAGCGAAAGACCTACGGAGAAGTCACGGTCGGGCTGGTGCCGGTCGCGGTGACCAACACCGTGATCGGCTATCTGCGCCGCCGGTTGACCGGCGAGGTGATCGACTTCGTCGAACTGGACATGCCGACCCGCACCCTGGACACCACCGCGGTGATGTGCACCATCACACCCGAGGCCCTGCAGCACAACGGATTAGACCCGCTGCGGGTGCCGGGAGCCCTGCACGCCGCCGAACACGCGGCCATCGGCCTGCTGCCGTTGATCGCCAGCTGTGACCGCGGCGATATCGGTGGCGTGTCGACCGCCGTGGGCCCCGTCCAAGGCCTACCAACGATTTTCGTCTACGACGGTTACCCGGGCGGTGCCGGTTTCGCCGGTCGCGGTTTCCGACACATCGACACCTGGTGGGGGGCGACAGCGGCCGCCATCGAAGCCTGCGAGTGCCCGTCGGGTTGCCCGTCGTGTGTTCAATCACCGAAGTGCGGCAACGGAAATGACCCGTTGGACAAGGACGGCGCGGTGCCCGTGTTGCGGTTGGTCCTGGCCGCACTCGCCGGAGCACCACGATGA
- a CDS encoding cold-shock protein, which yields MPQGTVKWFNAEKGFGFIAPEDGSADVFVHYTEIQGSGFRTLEENQKVEFEVGQSPKGPQATGVRAV from the coding sequence ATGCCACAGGGAACTGTGAAGTGGTTCAACGCAGAGAAGGGCTTCGGCTTCATTGCGCCGGAGGACGGCTCCGCTGACGTTTTCGTCCACTACACGGAAATTCAGGGCAGCGGCTTCCGCACCCTGGAGGAGAACCAGAAGGTCGAGTTCGAGGTCGGCCAAAGCCCCAAGGGGCCGCAGGCCACGGGTGTCCGGGCCGTCTAG
- the topA gene encoding type I DNA topoisomerase, which produces MVDGDRGSGGNGSVRRLVIVESPTKARKIAGYLGSDYIVESSRGHIRDLPRNAADVPAKYKSEPWARLGVNVEQNFEPLYIISPEKKSTVNELKDLLKGVDELYLATDGDREGEAIAWHLLETLKPRVPVKRMVFHEITEPAIRAAAEDPRDLDNDLVDAQETRRILDRLYGYEVSPVLWKKVAPKLSAGRVQSVATRIIVQRERERMAFRSAGYWDVTAELDASVSNPQASPPTFTAKLNSVDGRRVAAGRDFDSLGQLRKPDEVLVLDQAAATALATGLRGAQLTVSSVEQKPYTRRPYAPFMTSTLQQEAGRKLRFSSERTMSIAQRLYENGYITYMRTDSTTLSQSAVTAARNQARQLYGEEYLHPSPRQYTRKVKNAQEAHEAIRPAGDVFSTPGQLHSQLDTDEFRLYELIWQRTVASQMADARGTTLSLRISGASGDGQQVVFNASGRTITFPGFLKAYVESIDDQAGGEADDAESRLPQLEQGQRVDAKELTADGHNTSPPARYTEASLIKALEELGIGRPSTYSSIIKTIQDRGYVHKKGSALVPSWVAFAVIGLLEQHFSRLVDYGFTAAMEDELDEIAAGNEQRTNWLNNFYFGGDHGVEDSIARSGGLKKLVGVNLEEIDAREVNSIRLFDDDQGRPIYVRVGKNGAYLERMITGEDGEPTPQRANLKDELTPDELTLELAEKLFSTPQEGRSLGVDPVTGHEIVAKDGRYGPYVTEVLPAPPEAEGGDDGSAGTPAKKSKKPTGPKPRTGSLLRSMDLETVTLQDALRLLSLPRVVGVDPNTGEEITAQNGRYGPYLKRGTDSRSLETEEQMFDITLEEALKIYAEPKRRGGQRASAPPLRELGNDPASGKPMVIKDGRFGPYVTDGETNASLRKGDDVLSITDERAAELLADRRARGPVKRTKKAPAKKAAKKTPAKKAAKKA; this is translated from the coding sequence GTGGTTGACGGGGACCGCGGCAGCGGCGGCAATGGAAGCGTCCGGCGGCTCGTCATAGTCGAGTCGCCTACCAAGGCACGCAAAATCGCTGGTTATCTGGGGTCGGACTACATCGTGGAGTCCTCCCGCGGCCATATCCGCGACCTGCCGAGAAACGCCGCCGACGTGCCGGCGAAGTACAAATCCGAGCCGTGGGCGCGCCTCGGGGTGAACGTCGAGCAGAACTTCGAACCGCTCTACATCATCAGCCCCGAGAAGAAGAGCACGGTCAACGAGCTGAAAGACCTGCTCAAAGGGGTCGACGAGCTTTACCTTGCCACGGACGGCGACCGCGAGGGCGAGGCGATTGCCTGGCACCTGCTCGAGACGCTCAAACCCCGCGTGCCGGTCAAGCGGATGGTCTTTCACGAGATCACCGAGCCGGCCATCCGCGCCGCAGCCGAAGACCCCCGCGACCTGGATAACGACCTGGTCGACGCGCAGGAGACCCGGCGCATCCTGGACCGGCTGTACGGCTACGAGGTCAGCCCCGTGCTGTGGAAAAAGGTCGCGCCGAAGCTCTCGGCCGGCCGGGTGCAGTCGGTGGCCACGCGCATCATCGTGCAGCGGGAACGTGAGCGGATGGCGTTCCGCAGCGCCGGCTACTGGGACGTCACCGCCGAGTTGGATGCCAGCGTGTCCAATCCGCAGGCCAGCCCGCCCACCTTCACCGCGAAGCTGAACTCCGTCGACGGGCGCCGGGTGGCCGCCGGGCGCGACTTCGACTCGCTGGGCCAGCTGCGCAAGCCCGACGAGGTGCTGGTGCTCGACCAGGCCGCGGCGACCGCGTTGGCGACCGGCCTGCGCGGCGCGCAGCTGACGGTGTCCTCCGTCGAGCAGAAGCCTTACACCCGGCGGCCGTACGCGCCGTTCATGACGTCGACGCTGCAGCAGGAGGCCGGGCGCAAGCTGCGGTTCTCCTCCGAGCGCACGATGAGCATCGCCCAGCGGCTGTACGAGAACGGCTACATCACCTACATGCGCACCGACTCGACCACGCTGTCGCAGTCGGCCGTCACCGCGGCCCGCAACCAGGCCCGCCAGCTCTACGGCGAGGAGTACCTGCACCCGTCGCCGCGGCAGTACACCCGCAAGGTGAAAAACGCCCAGGAAGCCCACGAGGCCATCCGGCCCGCCGGTGACGTGTTCTCCACGCCCGGCCAGCTGCACAGCCAGCTCGACACCGACGAGTTCCGGCTCTACGAGCTGATCTGGCAGCGCACGGTGGCCTCGCAGATGGCCGACGCGCGCGGCACCACGCTGAGCCTGCGCATTTCCGGTGCCTCCGGTGACGGCCAGCAGGTCGTGTTCAACGCCAGCGGCCGCACCATCACGTTCCCGGGCTTCCTGAAGGCCTACGTCGAGAGCATCGACGACCAGGCCGGTGGCGAGGCCGACGACGCCGAGAGCCGGCTGCCCCAGCTCGAGCAGGGCCAGCGCGTGGACGCCAAGGAGCTGACGGCCGACGGCCACAACACCAGCCCGCCGGCCCGCTACACCGAGGCGTCGCTGATCAAGGCGCTCGAGGAGCTCGGCATCGGCAGGCCCTCCACGTACAGCTCGATCATCAAGACCATCCAGGACCGTGGCTACGTGCACAAGAAGGGCAGCGCGCTGGTGCCCTCATGGGTGGCGTTCGCCGTCATCGGGCTGCTCGAGCAGCACTTCAGTCGCTTGGTCGACTACGGCTTCACGGCCGCGATGGAAGACGAACTCGACGAGATCGCCGCCGGTAACGAGCAACGGACCAACTGGCTCAACAACTTCTACTTCGGCGGCGACCACGGCGTCGAGGACTCGATCGCGCGCTCGGGCGGGCTCAAGAAGCTCGTCGGGGTGAACCTGGAGGAGATCGACGCTCGAGAAGTCAACTCCATCAGGCTGTTCGACGACGACCAGGGTCGGCCGATCTATGTGCGGGTGGGTAAGAACGGTGCCTACCTGGAGCGGATGATCACCGGCGAAGACGGTGAGCCGACCCCGCAGCGGGCCAACCTCAAGGACGAACTGACCCCTGACGAGCTGACTCTGGAGCTTGCCGAAAAGCTTTTCAGCACACCGCAAGAGGGTCGATCGCTGGGCGTCGACCCAGTGACCGGGCACGAGATCGTCGCCAAGGACGGCCGGTACGGCCCGTACGTCACCGAGGTGCTGCCCGCGCCGCCGGAAGCCGAGGGCGGAGACGACGGTTCGGCGGGCACACCGGCCAAGAAGAGCAAGAAGCCCACCGGCCCCAAGCCGCGGACCGGTTCGCTGCTGCGGTCGATGGACCTCGAGACGGTGACGCTGCAGGACGCGCTGCGGTTGTTGTCACTGCCGCGCGTCGTGGGCGTGGACCCGAACACCGGTGAGGAGATCACCGCGCAGAACGGCCGCTACGGACCGTATCTGAAGCGTGGCACGGACTCTCGCTCGCTGGAGACCGAAGAGCAGATGTTCGACATCACGCTCGAAGAGGCTCTCAAGATCTACGCCGAGCCGAAACGTCGTGGCGGGCAACGGGCTTCGGCGCCGCCGCTGCGCGAGTTGGGCAACGACCCGGCGAGCGGGAAACCGATGGTGATCAAGGACGGCCGCTTCGGGCCTTACGTCACCGACGGGGAGACCAACGCGAGCCTGCGCAAGGGCGACGACGTGCTGTCGATCACCGACGAACGGGCAGCCGAACTGCTGGCCGACCGTCGCGCCCGTGGCCCGGTCAAGCGGACGAAGAAGGCCCCGGCGAAGAAGGCGGCCAAGAAGACACCCGCGAAGAAGGCCGCCAAGAAGGCCTAG
- a CDS encoding adenylate/guanylate cyclase domain-containing protein yields the protein MATEAIQIGRISAFVRWVARTPWPVFTLGMLQADIIGALLVVSFLRFGLPPEDRIQLQDLPVFNLAMFLGFLFVSFTAASYLSLRLLIPVMRWQRRDTLLGDRDPAETELARTRALKMPYYRSLINVMNWFLGSIVFIVASWPVAARSAPVIAVASGLGATATAIIGYLQSERILRPVAVAALRGGVPENFRAPGVIRRQVMTWALSTAVPILAIVLALVASKFEVLTAPASRLNTPILILAITALVVGLAGTVLVAMSIADPLRQLRWALGEVQRGNYNAHMQIYDASELGLLQAGFNDMVRDLAERQRLRDLFGRYVGEDVARRALERGTELGGQERDVAVLFVDLVGSTQLAATIPAADVVNLLNDFFRVVVDTVNRHGGFVNKFQGDAALAIFGAPIEHPDACGAALAASRELHDELIEVLGQTEFGIGVSAGRAIAGHIGAKARFEYTVIGDPVNEAARLTELAKLEEGHVLASAVAVSGALDAEALCWDVGEVVELRGRAAPTQLARPLNRASTGPVDADTDVRT from the coding sequence GTGGCCACAGAAGCGATCCAGATCGGGCGAATCAGCGCATTCGTCCGGTGGGTGGCGCGCACCCCGTGGCCGGTGTTCACGCTGGGCATGTTGCAGGCCGACATCATCGGGGCGCTGCTGGTCGTGAGCTTTCTGCGGTTCGGCCTGCCGCCCGAGGACCGCATCCAGCTGCAGGACCTGCCGGTGTTCAACCTGGCGATGTTCCTGGGCTTCCTGTTCGTCTCGTTCACCGCGGCGTCCTACCTGAGCCTGCGGCTGCTCATCCCGGTCATGCGCTGGCAGCGCCGCGACACCCTGCTCGGCGACCGCGATCCCGCCGAAACCGAGTTGGCCCGCACCAGGGCGCTGAAGATGCCGTACTACCGATCGCTGATCAACGTGATGAACTGGTTCCTCGGTTCGATCGTGTTCATCGTCGCCAGCTGGCCGGTGGCCGCCAGGTCGGCGCCGGTCATCGCGGTCGCCAGCGGTCTGGGCGCCACCGCGACGGCGATCATCGGCTACCTGCAGTCCGAGCGGATCCTGCGGCCGGTGGCGGTGGCCGCGTTGCGCGGCGGGGTTCCGGAGAACTTCCGCGCGCCGGGCGTGATCCGGCGCCAGGTGATGACCTGGGCGCTGTCCACCGCGGTCCCGATCCTGGCGATCGTGCTGGCGTTGGTGGCCAGCAAGTTCGAGGTCCTCACCGCACCCGCCAGCCGGCTCAACACGCCGATCCTGATCCTGGCCATCACCGCGCTGGTCGTCGGGCTGGCCGGCACCGTGCTGGTGGCGATGTCGATCGCCGACCCGCTGCGGCAATTGCGTTGGGCGCTGGGCGAAGTGCAGCGCGGCAACTACAACGCGCACATGCAGATCTACGACGCCAGCGAGCTGGGCCTGCTGCAAGCCGGGTTCAACGACATGGTGCGCGACCTGGCCGAGCGGCAGCGGCTGCGCGATCTGTTCGGCCGCTACGTCGGCGAGGACGTTGCCCGCCGCGCGCTGGAGCGCGGCACCGAACTGGGCGGCCAGGAGCGCGACGTCGCGGTGCTGTTCGTCGACCTCGTCGGCTCGACGCAGCTGGCCGCGACCATCCCCGCCGCCGACGTCGTCAACCTGCTCAACGACTTCTTCCGCGTCGTCGTCGACACGGTGAACCGCCACGGCGGATTCGTCAACAAGTTCCAGGGCGACGCCGCGCTGGCGATCTTCGGTGCGCCGATCGAGCATCCGGACGCGTGCGGGGCGGCGCTGGCGGCGTCGCGGGAGTTGCACGACGAGCTGATCGAGGTGCTGGGCCAGACCGAGTTCGGGATCGGGGTGTCCGCGGGACGCGCCATCGCCGGACACATCGGCGCCAAGGCCCGCTTCGAGTACACCGTGATCGGCGACCCGGTCAACGAGGCCGCCCGGCTGACCGAGCTGGCCAAGCTGGAGGAAGGCCACGTGCTGGCGTCGGCGGTCGCGGTCAGCGGTGCACTCGACGCGGAGGCGCTGTGCTGGGACGTCGGCGAGGTGGTGGAACTACGCGGCCGCGCCGCTCCGACGCAGTTGGCCCGCCCGCTGAACCGGGCGTCGACGGGCCCCGTCGACGCCGACACCGACGTGCGCACCTAG
- a CDS encoding DNA polymerase III subunit delta', with amino-acid sequence MTGVFSRLVGQDAVEAGLVGAAQAARGDSPHSAGSGASAPHTMTHAWLITGPPGSGRSVAALCFAAALQCTSDGVPGCGDCRACATTMAGTHADVRRIIPEGLSIGVDEMRAIVQIASRRPSTGRWQIVLIEDADRLTEGAANALLKVVEEPPPSTVFLLCAPSVDPEDIAITLRSRCRHVALVTPPVEAIASVLIESDGLPQADARWAASVSGGHVGRARRLATDEEARQRRQRALGLARDAATPTRAYAAAEELVAAAEAEALALTVDRNESETEELRTALGAGGSGKGTAGALRGTAGAIKDLEKRQKSRQTRASRDALDRALIDLATYFRDALLVAAEAGDVQANHPDMAERVGAMAAHASPERLLRCIEAVLECREALAVNVKPKFAVDAMVATVGQALRD; translated from the coding sequence ATGACGGGTGTGTTTTCGCGTCTGGTTGGCCAGGACGCCGTGGAAGCCGGGCTCGTGGGTGCCGCGCAGGCCGCGCGCGGTGATTCACCTCACAGCGCGGGCTCAGGGGCATCCGCGCCACACACGATGACGCATGCGTGGCTGATCACCGGGCCGCCCGGATCCGGCCGTTCGGTGGCTGCGCTGTGCTTCGCCGCGGCGCTGCAGTGCACCTCCGACGGTGTGCCCGGCTGCGGGGACTGCCGCGCGTGCGCGACGACGATGGCCGGCACCCATGCTGATGTGCGGCGGATCATCCCCGAGGGGCTGTCCATCGGGGTCGACGAGATGCGGGCCATCGTGCAGATCGCCTCGCGGCGGCCCTCGACCGGGCGGTGGCAGATCGTGCTGATCGAAGACGCCGACCGGCTCACGGAAGGCGCGGCGAACGCACTGCTCAAGGTGGTCGAGGAGCCCCCGCCGTCGACGGTGTTCCTGCTGTGCGCGCCGTCGGTGGACCCCGAGGACATCGCGATCACGCTGCGTTCGCGGTGCAGGCATGTGGCGCTGGTGACGCCGCCGGTGGAGGCCATCGCCAGCGTGTTGATCGAATCCGACGGGCTGCCCCAGGCGGACGCTCGTTGGGCGGCGTCGGTCAGCGGGGGCCATGTCGGCAGGGCGCGCCGGCTGGCCACCGACGAGGAAGCCCGCCAGCGCAGGCAGCGGGCGCTGGGCTTGGCCCGCGACGCCGCGACGCCGACGCGGGCCTATGCGGCCGCCGAGGAGTTGGTGGCCGCGGCCGAGGCCGAGGCCCTGGCGTTGACGGTCGACCGCAACGAGTCCGAGACCGAGGAATTGCGCACGGCGCTGGGCGCCGGTGGCTCGGGCAAAGGCACCGCAGGGGCGCTGCGCGGTACCGCGGGGGCGATCAAAGACCTTGAGAAGCGCCAGAAGTCACGACAGACCCGGGCGTCGCGCGACGCGCTGGATCGCGCGCTGATCGATCTGGCCACATACTTTCGCGACGCGCTGCTGGTGGCCGCGGAGGCCGGCGATGTCCAGGCCAACCACCCCGACATGGCCGAGCGGGTCGGCGCGATGGCCGCACACGCGTCACCGGAGAGGCTGCTGCGCTGCATCGAAGCGGTGCTGGAGTGCCGTGAGGCGTTGGCCGTCAACGTCAAGCCGAAGTTCGCCGTCGACGCGATGGTCGCCACTGTGGGGCAGGCGCTACGCGACTGA
- a CDS encoding carboxymuconolactone decarboxylase family protein, protein MTDVRDQGLQVFRELLPGVLPDGDVELPDGLGGEMLGLAMDNVFGRLWTREGLSRRDRSLITLGILIAQRADDELRIHVQIARNNGLSDDEIAEVIYHCTGYTGFPAANSAMRVAQEVLHGDDGAT, encoded by the coding sequence ATGACAGATGTGCGCGACCAAGGTCTTCAGGTATTTCGTGAGTTGCTTCCCGGCGTGCTGCCCGACGGGGACGTCGAGCTGCCCGACGGGCTCGGCGGCGAGATGCTCGGCCTGGCCATGGACAACGTGTTCGGCCGGCTGTGGACCCGCGAAGGGCTGAGCCGTCGCGACCGCAGCCTGATTACGCTCGGCATCCTCATCGCGCAGCGCGCCGACGACGAATTGCGGATTCACGTCCAGATCGCCCGCAACAACGGCCTCAGCGACGACGAGATTGCCGAGGTCATCTACCACTGCACCGGCTACACCGGATTCCCGGCGGCCAACTCGGCGATGCGGGTCGCCCAGGAGGTGTTGCACGGAGACGATGGAGCCACCTAG